The Solwaraspora sp. WMMD792 region CGGTGGGTTCGATCGGTGAGCATCCGGTGGGGTTGTTGCGTGATCTGCGGTTCCGGGTGACGGTGAACACGGACAACCGGTTGATGAGTGGGACGTCGATGTCGCGGGAGATGTGGTTGTTGGTGGAGGCGTTCGGGTGGGGGTGGTCGGAGTTGCGGTGGTTGACGGTGAACGCGATGAAGAGTGCGTTCATCCCGTTTGACGAGCGGCTGGCGGTCATCGACGACGTCATCAAGCCCGCGTACCGGTCCCTCGTCGAGGACGAGGAGGTCGACCGTGTCGGTTGACGCCCAACCCCGCCGATGCGGCGGAGCGACCGCCGGCCGGTGGGGCGCCATCCCGCACCGCAGGCTGCTCGACGCGGTCGCCGCAGCGGTTCCGGCCGACCGGCTGCCCAGAGTGGAGACCGCCACCGTGACCCATCTGCTGCGGCCGGTGCCCTGGCAGCGGCGCTCCGGGCTGGTCAGTCTGGTCAGCACCGCCTACCCGGCGCTCGCCCACCGGGTGGCCACCGTGGTCGACGGCGAGTTCCCCGGGGTACGGATCGCCACCACCGCCCGGATGAGCGGACGCGACGACCGGGACCGGTTCGACGTACTCGTCCCCAGCGGTCGGGCCGACGAGGTGCTCGGCTGGCTCGCGCGGCTGTGGCAGACGGCAGCTGAGCAGGTCGGGCCGCACGCCCGGCCGGGTCTGCGCACGCCGGCCGCCCGGACGATGTGGCGGGCGGCGCTGCTGGTCGCCAACGGCTCCCGCCGCCGCAGCCAGGTCCGGGTCCGGGTGCCGGATCCGGCTGCGTTGACCGCGCTGACCCAGGCGGGTGACGCGCTCGGCCTGGCTGTGCACCAGCACGTGCGGCGGGGCAACTCCTACTTCGTCACGGTGGATGATCCGGCCCAGTCGGTCCAGTTGCTCCGGATCGTCGGCGCCGGGCCACACGCCGAGGCATGGGTGCGCGACACCGCCGCCTGACCGGTCGGCCGTGCGGACAGCTCCGCGGGGCTCCCGAGCCGTGTCGCCAACCTAGAGTCGTGGTACGGTCACCCTCGGTCGCTATGATCCCCAGCAGGACACAGGGGCGGGAGGCCGAATGCAACCGGTAGATCCGTACCGGCTCGTCGAAATGCTGGGATCGTGTCCGGCGGGCAGCGTCTGGTCGGCTGTGGAACCCCACGGCGAGCAGATCACCGTGGCGATCCTCGACGCCGATGTGGCCGCCGACGAACGGTGGCGGGAGGCGTTCTCCTCGGCCGCCGAGGCGCTGGCCGACCCGGCGGCGGGAGCGCCGGCCTTCCGATACGCGAACTTCACCGCCCGGGTCCCCTGGGTCGCCTGTGGTGCCGGGCACGGTGAAGGGGCGGAGCGGATCTTCCTCGCCCTCGGCCAGGAGTACCAACCGGCCGGACCGCAGGGCGCGGTCGGCCCGGCAGCCGAGCGACCAGCGGCCCTGGCCCACCAGCCGGCGTACCCTCCGGTGCCCCGGTTCGCCCCGGCCGAACCACCGCGCCGACGCGTTCCGGGCCCGCTGCTGGCCGGGGCGGCGGTCGTGGCGGTCCTGCTGGCCGGTGCCGCCGTCACCTGGTGGCCGGACCGGTCCACCGAGAACCCACCACGGTCCGCAGCGAACGCGTCGCCGGGCCGGGCGGTCGACACCCCGCCGAGCGACACCCCGCCGGGCGGCCCTCCGCAGGATGGCACCCCGCCGCTGGCCACCCCGGACCAGCCCGGGTTGGAGCCACCGGCGGAGAGCTCCTGGCGGGCCGACTGGCCCCGGTTCACCCCGGAGGACACGGTCCGCACCTACACCGACCTGGCCGACGTGGGTCTGATCCTCAAGGTGCCGTGGAGCTGGGACTGCTCCCCCGTCCCGGACGACCGGGCCCCGCAGACCCGCCGCCTGCGGTGCAGCGGCACGTTCAGCGAGCAGCAGCAGGAGGTCGGTGGCGAGGTCGTGGTCCGGCCCTGTCCACAGCGGTGCACCCCGGACCGGCAGGCGAGGATGCGCCAGGCCGAGGAGGCGTGGAGTCAGCAGTGGTTGCAGGCAGGCATCGCTACCGCGTACGCCGAAGTCAGCACGCTGGAGGTCGACGGTGAGCGGCGGCACGGTCTGGTGATGGTCGCCTACTGGCGCGGCGGGCAGGACGGGTCGATCGACCGGCAGCTGGTGCTGCGACTGACCGGCCCGGCCGACGGGGCCAGCCCGCTGCGCATGATCGCGAACTATCTCCGCAGTTCGCTGCTGCTGTAGTCGGCTGGCGGCGGTGCCGTCACCGACACTCGGCTTCGATCCAGTCGGCGAGCTTCGCGGCGAACTCGGCCGCGGCGAACGACTTGGCGTGTGCCTGGATACCGGCGGCGTCGAGCTGGTCGAGCCGGCGCAGCAGCGGAACGTAGTCGTCGGCCCGGGTCGAGTCGACGAGGTGTCCGGTCGCACCGTCGACGACGGTCTCCAGCAGCCCGCCACGGCGCAGCCCGAGGACCGGCGTACCGCAGGCCTGGGCCTCGACCGGGATGATGCCGAAGTCCTCGTGCACCGGGAAGAGCAGTGCTCGGGCCCCCCGGTAGAGCTGCCGCAGCCGGGCCCGGTCCGGACGTACCTCGAAGGTCACCTCGGCGCCGACCCGGTCGGCGTGCCGGCGCAGGTTGGCCTCCTGGGGCCCGGAGCCGGCGACGACCACCGGCATCCGGGCGGCCGCGGCGATCGAGATGATCAGATCGAAGTTCTTGTACGGTATCCAGCGCCCCACCCCGAGCAAATAGTCGCGTTGCGCGACGGGGTCGTCCGGCTGGGCGGTGGCGAAGTAGTCGACGTCGACCGGCGGATGGATGACCACCGCGTCGCGGTGCCAGAACCGCCGGATCCTGTCCCGCACCTCACGGGAGTTCGCGGCGTAGCTGGCCACGTGCCGACTGAGCCGCACGTCCACCGCCTGCAGGGCCCGCCGGGGCAGGGCGAGCAGCCGGCCGGAGCCGCGGCCGTCGTAGTCGGGACTCCACACGTACCGAGCCGGCGAGTGGACGTAGCTCAGATGCCGGGTCCGCCCCGGCGCACCAAGCCGTACGGTGTGCGCGAAGGCGTGGCTGGACGACAGGACCACGTCGAAGTGCTCCCGGCTGAGGGTCCGCCACACCAGCGGCATCAGCGGCAGGGCGAGGGTCTTGCTGCGGCGCAGCGGTGTCCGGGCAAGCCAGGATTCCCGCAGGCCCTGGTCGGTCACCCCGGGGTCGGACCACAGCACGAACCGTTGGGCGTGCGGGACGAGGTCGGCGATCCGCCGGAACACCTGCTCCGACCCGCCGGTGTCGCCGAACCACTCATGGACGAGTGCGACCGAGCGGCCGGCAAGTGGTGTCGTCAACTCCGCGAGCTCCCCTCATCTGCGTCGG contains the following coding sequences:
- a CDS encoding glycosyltransferase, with protein sequence MTTPLAGRSVALVHEWFGDTGGSEQVFRRIADLVPHAQRFVLWSDPGVTDQGLRESWLARTPLRRSKTLALPLMPLVWRTLSREHFDVVLSSSHAFAHTVRLGAPGRTRHLSYVHSPARYVWSPDYDGRGSGRLLALPRRALQAVDVRLSRHVASYAANSREVRDRIRRFWHRDAVVIHPPVDVDYFATAQPDDPVAQRDYLLGVGRWIPYKNFDLIISIAAAARMPVVVAGSGPQEANLRRHADRVGAEVTFEVRPDRARLRQLYRGARALLFPVHEDFGIIPVEAQACGTPVLGLRRGGLLETVVDGATGHLVDSTRADDYVPLLRRLDQLDAAGIQAHAKSFAAAEFAAKLADWIEAECR